The region agttcTCCAGTACTCCCTTTTACAAGCAAGAGTGACTTCATCAAATTCTGACACTGGTCGATAACGTTGCCTATTCAAGTTCTTTGTCTTagacatacttgctgtttggtCATGCCGTCCTTATCACACTTTACTGATTATTTACATCAAACTGTGTTTTGTCCCCAAGGGCAGGGAAAGAGTTGTTCAGAGAGGCTTTTTAGTCACATTTTGCTTTACTTGAGGTTATTATCCTTTTCCAGGTCATTTAAAACTGCACTTTCACTGCAACAGTGAAGTACAGCTCCCATTTCTTGAAGCAGCAGTCAATGGCACAATCTACATCAGCAAAAAAAGAATGGAAAAATATGTTATcattttttgtacttttgtattttttttaaatgctttTTAATAGTCAAAAAAGATTTCAGACATAGTATATgcatagtatatagtatatagcaCACTAtagaacccacacacacacacacacacacacacacacacacacacattaccagaATTATAATCTGTACAACTCACTCTTGACCTAATTTATCAGTAAATGGtttatttctgtatcctaaatATCTACTATATACATATGAGACATTGAAAATCTTATGATTATTTCTAAAAGTCTCAGTACTGCTATTTTGTTTAGTTAgctaaaataatataataagtATGTGCTGCTGAATTATACCAGTACGGTTAATAAGACAGAAAAGCAAGAAATCAAGAAACaaacgaataaataaatgagGAAAAGATAACGTACTTAACGTGTAAATGGGATAATCGTGACGCAGAGACGTCACTGTCACTTTAAGCCTGTATCTCAATCAGTATTTAAATCGTTTATTTTTAATATTCTATTTGATTTCCATCCTTGACCATTTACAACTACGTCTAAAGGACAATACGTTGTTAACAAGAAACTGCGTGCAAAACAAGACGAAAACGTTATTTCCCTGCGCTCACGGTAGCAGCCTTCAACCTGAGCTACAATGGACAATTTCTTCCTCTTCTGTCCTCGCAGACTGGCGTCTGTCTTCGTCTTGGTGGTTGTCCTAACGTCTGAAGTAAAAGCACGGCGGCGACTGAAAGCGATAGTTTATACGTGCGTAAAAACATGCATGTGTATTACCTGGTAGTTACATCTAACTTTCCGCCACTGTTTATGGACGTTTAAACATTAAGCACAGTCAGGATACCGCAGCTACTTCCCGAAACAGACGTTCTCTATCGCTGCCATGTAGTGAAGAGTACCCGGATGTGAGACCGGCGAGACCCTCGCTGCTGCTGCCGTGTGTGCGCCGCGTACCGCACGGACAGACCGAACTCTTAAAGCCGCAGGACGCAGTCCCTCTCTCCGCCCAGGGGACAGGAGACTCGGTACCGCGGTTACGAGGTTCCGTTCGCCAAAGGTGCGattggtaatttttttcagtGACCTTTGTTCAAAATCCAAATTACATATTAGACTCTAAATCTTTTATTGACTAACCGACAAACCGATTTAGGGTCCACGTGCAGACGTTAAAATAACGAATATAAAACAAGATACGAATATCCAATAGCCTACgcatatatgtatatttttcAAACAGGTGCTGTTTTTCAAACGAGTGTGCCTCATTTATTCTGTTTCCACGATATATTTTGAAATAATACATTGGGAGGGGGGATATTCAGATTTGAACCGTAATAGGCTACggtgtttgttttcattaataaattgcgTTAAAAAATGTTACTGTCAAATTTCTTCGACCAGAACATTGTTTCAGATTATATAATCTGTGTTTACTAGCAAAATAGATAACTGTTAAGTATTCACTGAAATGTAAATACTATATTTTATCGACATCACataacacacatactcacatataACAGCTACATTAGGAAAAGCTATTTTTccaagtctttttgtgtgagaAACATGTACAGTTGCAGAAACACTACAGTAAGAGATTGCATTTATATTTTCCTGATCAGAAATAACAGTGAACACAGAAGGTGAGGTGATATATCCGACTGGCCCCACGGAGCACACGTCACTGCGTGAGAGCCGCTACTGTCTCTTTAAATTTACCCAGGAGCCCCTTAAGGAGCCCCAGGGGCCCCAAGCTCGGCTCCCCACCCTGAAGACAAGCGAGAGCCTCAAAATACACACAGAAGGTCCACTTGGAGTGACCGAACATTTGACAAGCTTTTAATAAGACTTCGAGCGGAGTGAAGTGCGACCTAAACTCACGTCGACACTTAAAAGTTAACTCAATTTCAGCCCAAAAAAAAAACGGCGTTGAGGGCAGCGCAGACACGGGCGCCGCACACACCGTAATGGGTGAATGCGTGTTCCCGGTCTCTCCACAAGCGTCTGCCGAACGCGACCGCGAAATCCTCCGGTCGTGACACTGTTGCGAATAAGGAGTGGAAACCGTGTTCCGGTCGATAACACGAGATAGGTATGGAGGAAAAAGAGTCCAAGGAGTCGGAGCCCGAAGTGCCCAGCGCTGAGCAGACAGAATGTCTCTCATTAATAATAAGCGCTGAGGAAGGGGAGGCGACACCGCGGCGGGGTGCCCCGGGAGACCCTTCGGCAGGTAAAGATCGCTGTGTTATAAACGTACAGTTTAACCTTACGGTCGATGTGCGGTGTCTGTTTTGCGGCGTTAATCCGGGCGGCGAACAATAGCAACGCAGCAGCATGGCCCCTCGCTTCTCGGGCTCCACTATAAACAAAGGCGGAGTACCATGCTGGTTCGACTGCGAACCTTAGTCGCCACCCAGCGGAAATCGGCAGTGCATCAAATAGTGTCGCCGCCCCCTGtgttttgcacaatgtggccCTGCGTAAATAAAGGGTTCCTCGATTAGGACAGCTTGAAGGCTGTATGGGCCTAGATCTGACATAGAACTGTTTCAAAAgcacaaataaaaacaacctGTACAGCTGATTGTTATTATGAGAACAACATGCTTTGCTTAATCCTATTTTCAGCTGCTACAAGAGCTGAATCAATATATGTAGAATACTTAAAGGAAAGATTGCATGGCCGGATTGATACTGTGTGCTCTTTTTCTGCTTCAGGTGATGGGGACATGACCAATGGTCACATTGGCGATGGCAGCCTATCCAGCGTCATTGCTTCGGTGTGTTCTCCCGGCACGAGCTACTGGAGCGTCTCGGAGAGCCCCAACTCCCCGTTCCTGCTGTCCCCCGTTCCGGGGCCGTCCGGACACAAGCCCGCGCCGGCCAAGCCCGCGCGGGCCTCGCGGCCCGGCCTCAGCCGGATCCCCGGACGGGACCACCGCCGCTACTACCACGAGTACTGGCGGAGCGAGTACCTGATGGACTTCGACCCCAGGAGGCACGGCATGATCTGCATGGTGTGCGGGAGCTCGCTGGCCACGCTGAAGCTGAGCACcatcaaacgccacatccgcCAGAAGCATCCCGACTCGCTGCTCTGGAGCGCGTCCGACAAGGAGGTGATCCGCTCCGGCTGGGAGAGCCACCTCAATCTGGAGAGCAGCCAGACGCCTTTCTGCCCCGAGCCGGCCGTGGCCACCAAGCCGGAGGAGACCCAGAGCTGCGCGAAGCAGTCTGCAGGTGTGCACGAGTGGAGGGGGGCTTTTGCTTTGAAGTTCGGCCGGCTCTGTTAAGTGTGTTGCATGATTCCCACCTTCGCTCTCTCACTGCTTGAGAATATGGATTTTAGTTGCTCTGTGAGAAACATGACCTTGGACATGTATGTGTGGTCCTTCATAAGCATGTCGGGATGCGTTTTGTTAGGGCCCTTATATGAAAACTGTAGGCTCTATAGCAATCTTTCGATCCTTAAAGTCTTCTActctgaaacatttttttccctGTAAGAGCAATCTTTAACAAACTATGTCAGGATATAACCTGAGGTGACATGATTATACTGACACATTTTTAATGAACTTGTCACATGTTGCATGGCTGTTTCATTGCAGAATTTCAGGGGTTGATATTTCTCtatttaaaatgcatttaaaatAGTTACTATGGCTTATTATCTGGGCCTTGCTAGTTTCATCAGTCGCTATTTTTCTGAGACCATTTCTGACCATGTCAGAGCTTCATATACTAGCGTCATCATATTTTCCAACACTATAGTTTTTGCCAGTCATGTGTTTCTCATCCACCCTCTCTAGCTCCCCCTGCAGGTGAGCCCAGCGGTGGCGAGATGCCAAAGCCGCAGCTCCACTCCAGGGCCGGCCGGACGAGCTCCTCCCCGCCCTCCCCGGAGCCCCGGGGCCCGTCGGCCCAGATGCTGGAGCGCTACCTGAACGACTCGCTGCACGCCTGGTTCCGGCAGGAGTTCCTGATGGAGTACCAGGCGGAGGCCAGCCGCCTGGTGTGCATGGTGTGCGGCCGGCCGTTGCCCtccctgcacctggaccacatcAAGGGCCACGTGCTGGAGCTCCACCCGGACTCGCTGGTGTACAGCGCCGAGGAGAAGCACCACGTGCTGCAGACGTGGGCGCTGAAGCACGGTGAGGCTCCTGGGgtgcgggtgggggtggggtggaggagatAGAACGTTTGTGAAGGCGGTTGATGAGACGGTGGGCAGGACGGTGCGGAGCTGACGCTGGAGCAGGAAGAAAGGAAGCCTGAGTCAAGGGAGATGGGGAAATACCTTTTTAATGTGAAGAAAAAGAAACTGGCAAAAAATAGAGGGAGGAATTGGACAGGCAATGAAAAATGGAAGGTTGGAATTGTCTCTGTACACTGTGAAGGGTGAAGCTGTATTAATATGAACTGTAAAAGTATGAAATTAAATTTGAATGAACCAGGCAAAATGTACATGGAAATGTACTTAACAATTATTAGCAAAATAGTGTCTGAACATAACTGAAAACAGGTATGAAAAAGTGTGTGGTACCACATCAAACGTGTGTGGTAACCGCTGTGCTGGTTACGAACTGTGTGGATTTGTTTGGATGCAGTAACTTCAATAACTTATAATGAAAAAAGGAGCTAaactataatatataaatatatgttttGTATGAACATTTATATGATCCTAATTGGCAGTCATAACCTTCCAGTGTCTTTCAGTTATGTTAAGGTATGAATTCTGATGGACTTCTTGTGTTTCCTTTTCACACATGTCCTCGGTTCCTCCCACAGAGTCCGATTCATCGAGAGACTTTTTCAAATCAGAGCCAGACACCAAAGATCTGACCGTGAACAGCTCAGTCCAGTTCTTCCCCCCGGAGACGCAGGCTCTCCAGGATTGCGCGGAGGCGTACGTGGCGGGAGAGGGGCGGAAGGCGAAGGCCGCGTCGCGCCCCCTCCCCGGCCAGAGGCTGAGGAACGGGTGTCCCTGGCGTCTGCGTCTGGACTACCTGGTGGCCCTCGGGCCCCCGGGCAGGCCGGGCTGCTACTGCATGGTGTGTTCAGAACAGCTGCCGCTGGCCAGAGTCAGCGGCTTCCGCAGGCACATCCAGGAACGCCATCCGGAGACGAGCAGCCTCAGccgcagagagagggaggacatCGCTAGTGCGTGGAgcgaggagggaggagggggagaacctgccacgcacacacaacagGGTAAGAGATCAGAcggctgcacacacacgcacacgcacacacacacatacacacacacacatatacatacacatacacacacacacatacacacacacacacatatacacacacacacacacacacacacacacacacacacacacacacacacacacaacagggtaAGAGATCAGACggctgcacacacaaacacacatacacatacacacacaaacacacgcacacatacacatacacacacacacacacacacacacacacatatacatacacatacacatacacactcacacacatatacacacacacacacacacatacgtacacacacacatacgtacacacacacacacatacacacacgcacacatacatacacacacacacacacacacacacacacgcatacacacacacgcacatatgcacatacacgcacatatgcacacgcacatacacacacacacacacacatatacacacacacacacgcacacatacacacacacacacacatacacacacacatatacagacatacacacgcacatatgcaaatacacgcacatatgcacacacacacacacacacacacacgcacactcgtacacacacacacgctcgtaGTTCAGCGGAGGGCAAGTTGAGATTCATCATTGTCTGTTGTTGAAAAGAAGTCTTGCTGAACTACAAATACACAAATGAATCCTCTAGTGACACGTACATACGTGGTCAGAACATGAACCATGGAACTGCAGGTGGATCTCACTGCCTCTCTCCCTGTTGGGCCCAAGCCCTCCCCAGCGACTACCCCCCCGCGCCCCCGCCCAACGACACACAGGCCACCTCAGCCAGGCCCGGCGCCGAAGCGGACGACGTCCCGGGCCtcaaagccccgcccaccccggGCCGCCACGGCCACTACCCCGGCAAGGACCAAAGGCGCAACTACCAGGTGCGCTGGCGTATGGAGTTCCTCATGGACTACGACTGCAGGAGGCACGGCCTGATCTGCATGGTGTGCGGGGCCACGCTGGCCACGCTGAAGGTGAGCACCATCAAACGCCACATACAGCAGGTGCACCCGCGCTCTCTGGACTACAGCGCCGAGGAGAAGCAGCGGGCCCTGCACAGCTACAACCAGACCGCCCTGCACTTCATCCACTCCGACGACTGCTTCTCCACGGCGGAGCACGGTGCCGGTGCCCTCATCGGGCCGGCCGGCTGTTACAGCACTTGACGGACAAACGTCGCGGCGCGTTTTTCTTTCCCTCAGGAAGTTGATCGCTGGAagaagccaaaaaaaaaaagaagatctccacagctttttttttttttgttctttgggaatgaatgttgaaaaaaaaaacttactgTGCACttttatttcctcagttttcTGTATTCGACTGCAGTAAATGCGTTTTGAGCACCTGTTAAAACAGGTAGTCCGTGCTGTGTTGGCATGGAGAATTTGAGTTGAATTTGAGAATTTGAGTTGGAGAACTTTTTTTAAACGCGCTTCCTACACATGAATAATGTCACAGGACTAAATTgagaggtttttttttccttaagCACCTTTTTATGCATCATTGTTTGTACAGTCGTCACTGCAAATTATGTGGGTTgaaaagtgagagggatcatgTTAAAATGAGGTCAGCACTGGCTGTGGGTGGCACACTCTGCACTTCAAACACTGCACTCAGTTGCCAGGGGGAACGTCCCAGAGCACGGACAGCTACAGTGACACCTTATAAGGCAACGCACTCTGTGCAGTGAAACTGATTTTCTAGACTTCTTCATTCTGTTGTACCACGTGATTAATACCAATAATCAACACAGCAACTGCAACTACAGAAAGGCTAAATTTTTCTAAAGATGACTGGAAGTCTTAATTATTTTAAAGGAGTGGTTTGGGGAAGtgtttttgacttgacttgatgtAGTCAGTTAGCCAAGATGTGATTGGTGTTCAGGTCTGACATTGGAGCTGTGAGGCCAACATGAATGGAAGGTCATGACCATCAAACGTGTGTGGTAACCGCTGCGCTGGTTACCAACTGTGTGGATTTGTTTGGATGCAGTAACTTCAATAACTTATAATGAAAAAAAGGAGCTAaactataatatataaatatatgttttGTATGAACATTTATATGATCCTAATTGGCAGTCATAACCTTCCAGTGTCCAGCCTCAAAGGTCTAGTGTGATACTGAAAAATTTGGACCCAAAACATTTCTTTTCTAATCGACTACATTTCAGATAACTGGACATTTTGTGTATATTTCACTTGTTCCTGAACCATTCCACAGGCAGCGGTGCAGAAATATAGGGTCGATAAGTATTGTGTTGAATTTGTATCATCCAGTTGGCTTTGCTGATTTACCAGCTGGTATGAGCAAGTTAGCAAAACCTAGAAGAATCATGGGAAAGttttttctgttctgtttttCTGAACTACGCACTTCTGTGTGTAGTCAGAGGCTTAATGCTCTGTCTCATAACACAAGTCCATGtctcagggagtgtgtgtgcgctatcTGGGCTTGCCTTTACATGCTTTCAGTGGCTTGGCTGTTGATTCTAATACAGAAGATGCAATTAAATCAAAATAGAATTACAGCCTCACGCAAAAGACAAAAGTGAATGAACCGAGACAACCCAGGTATTTTTTATCTGGACTTTCCTTAATCTGTCCTGCCTTGGAGAGCAATGGGAAATGTGGAAAGAGATTCTGTTACTTTGCCCTGTTTAAGCACTTAATGCTTGTGTTTATTTTGCCCAGTCGAACTCTAGCATTGGTGTTTGGACTCCAGATGTGAGAGGTTCAGCAATTGCACAAGGCCAAGCCAGCAAAGCCAGAGGGCAAAGATCATGTTCTATTCaagcttttacacacacacacacacacacacacacacacacacacacacacacacacacacacacacacacacacacacacagtgccttgcaaaagtattcaacCCTTGAAAGTCATCCGACCCATCTGGATTAGAAATTACACACAAATGAAATGGCATCTCACGCGTTTATTTTGAATACATTTTGAGTCATGTCATTTATTTCAAGTGATATTGATTTAATTCAAATTATTATTCAAAAATGCTGTTTGCATAAGTATTCAACCCCCGTTCTCTGGAAGCTCCATGCTTACACAGAGAAATGACAAAACCCTTGGTGGACTTGGATTAGAATTGGCCTCTACctgtgaaaataaataaaaatctaaaATTCTAAAAATCTTTGTTCTGAGAGAAAAGACCCTCTTCAATATCACTGGTCTCAAAGTTCAGACTGTGAATACCATTGGAAAGCTGTGAAAATGAAGACCAAAGAGAGCAATCGATCACTT is a window of Brachyhypopomus gauderio isolate BG-103 chromosome 14, BGAUD_0.2, whole genome shotgun sequence DNA encoding:
- the zfta gene encoding zinc finger translocation-associated protein isoform X2, with product MTNGHIGDGSLSSVIASVCSPGTSYWSVSESPNSPFLLSPVPGPSGHKPAPAKPARASRPGLSRIPGRDHRRYYHEYWRSEYLMDFDPRRHGMICMVCGSSLATLKLSTIKRHIRQKHPDSLLWSASDKEVIRSGWESHLNLESSQTPFCPEPAVATKPEETQSCAKQSAAPPAGEPSGGEMPKPQLHSRAGRTSSSPPSPEPRGPSAQMLERYLNDSLHAWFRQEFLMEYQAEASRLVCMVCGRPLPSLHLDHIKGHVLELHPDSLVYSAEEKHHVLQTWALKHESDSSRDFFKSEPDTKDLTVNSSVQFFPPETQALQDCAEAYVAGEGRKAKAASRPLPGQRLRNGCPWRLRLDYLVALGPPGRPGCYCMVCSEQLPLARVSGFRRHIQERHPETSSLSRREREDIASAWSEEGGGGEPATHTQQGKRSDGCTHTHTHTHTYTHTHIHTHTHTHIHTHTHIHTHTHTHTHTHTHTHTHNRVRDQTAAHTNTHTHTHTNTRTHTHTHTHTHTHTHIHTHTHTHSHTYTHTHTHIRTHTHTYTHTHIHTRTHTYTHTHTHTHTHTHTRTYAHTRTYAHAHTHTHTHIYTHTHAHIHTHTHIHTHIYRHTHAHMQIHAHMHTHTHTHTRTLVHTHTLVVQRRAS
- the zfta gene encoding zinc finger translocation-associated protein isoform X1, coding for MEEKESKESEPEVPSAEQTECLSLIISAEEGEATPRRGAPGDPSAGDGDMTNGHIGDGSLSSVIASVCSPGTSYWSVSESPNSPFLLSPVPGPSGHKPAPAKPARASRPGLSRIPGRDHRRYYHEYWRSEYLMDFDPRRHGMICMVCGSSLATLKLSTIKRHIRQKHPDSLLWSASDKEVIRSGWESHLNLESSQTPFCPEPAVATKPEETQSCAKQSAAPPAGEPSGGEMPKPQLHSRAGRTSSSPPSPEPRGPSAQMLERYLNDSLHAWFRQEFLMEYQAEASRLVCMVCGRPLPSLHLDHIKGHVLELHPDSLVYSAEEKHHVLQTWALKHESDSSRDFFKSEPDTKDLTVNSSVQFFPPETQALQDCAEAYVAGEGRKAKAASRPLPGQRLRNGCPWRLRLDYLVALGPPGRPGCYCMVCSEQLPLARVSGFRRHIQERHPETSSLSRREREDIASAWSEEGGGGEPATHTQQGKRSDGCTHTHTHTHTYTHTHIHTHTHTHIHTHTHIHTHTHTHTHTHTHTHTHNRVRDQTAAHTNTHTHTHTNTRTHTHTHTHTHTHTHIHTHTHTHSHTYTHTHTHIRTHTHTYTHTHIHTRTHTYTHTHTHTHTHTHTRTYAHTRTYAHAHTHTHTHIYTHTHAHIHTHTHIHTHIYRHTHAHMQIHAHMHTHTHTHTRTLVHTHTLVVQRRAS
- the zfta gene encoding zinc finger translocation-associated protein isoform X3, producing the protein MEEKESKESEPEVPSAEQTECLSLIISAEEGEATPRRGAPGDPSAGDGDMTNGHIGDGSLSSVIASVCSPGTSYWSVSESPNSPFLLSPVPGPSGHKPAPAKPARASRPGLSRIPGRDHRRYYHEYWRSEYLMDFDPRRHGMICMVCGSSLATLKLSTIKRHIRQKHPDSLLWSASDKEVIRSGWESHLNLESSQTPFCPEPAVATKPEETQSCAKQSAAPPAGEPSGGEMPKPQLHSRAGRTSSSPPSPEPRGPSAQMLERYLNDSLHAWFRQEFLMEYQAEASRLVCMVCGRPLPSLHLDHIKGHVLELHPDSLVYSAEEKHHVLQTWALKHESDSSRDFFKSEPDTKDLTVNSSVQFFPPETQALQDCAEAYVAGEGRKAKAASRPLPGQRLRNGCPWRLRLDYLVALGPPGRPGCYCMVCSEQLPLARVSGFRRHIQERHPETSSLSRREREDIASAWSEEGGGGEPATHTQQALPSDYPPAPPPNDTQATSARPGAEADDVPGLKAPPTPGRHGHYPGKDQRRNYQVRWRMEFLMDYDCRRHGLICMVCGATLATLKVSTIKRHIQQVHPRSLDYSAEEKQRALHSYNQTALHFIHSDDCFSTAEHGAGALIGPAGCYST